The following proteins are encoded in a genomic region of Populus trichocarpa isolate Nisqually-1 chromosome 13, P.trichocarpa_v4.1, whole genome shotgun sequence:
- the LOC7487704 gene encoding protein LIGHT-DEPENDENT SHORT HYPOCOTYLS 1: MDLASPSTNPTYSSPVITSPTTPTTTSTNTTTLATTTSPSSTPSRYENQKRRDWNTFCQYLRNHRPPLSLPMCSGAHVLEFLRYLDQFGKTKVHNQTCPFFGFPNPPAPCPCPLRQAWGSLDALIGRLRAAYEEHGGRPEGNPFGAKAVRIYLREVRDFQAKARGVSYEKKRKRPKPKVTATPQSAAAAEAAAAGSSAG; encoded by the coding sequence ATGGATTTAGCTTCCCCATCAACAAACCCCACCTATTCAAGCCCTGTAATCACCAGCCCCACCAcccccaccaccacctccacaaACACCACAACTTTGGCCACAACCACTTCCCCATCTTCCACTCCAAGTCGCTATGAGAACCAAAAGAGAAGGGACTGGAACACTTTCTGCCAGTACCTTAGAAACCACAGGCCTCCTTTATCACTCCCTATGTGCAGCGGAGCCcatgttcttgaatttttaaggtACCTAGACCAATTTGGCAAAACCAAAGTCCATAACCAAACTTGTCCTTTCTTCGGCTTCCCTAATCCACCCGCACCATGCCCTTGCCCCCTCCGGCAAGCATGGGGAAGCCTTGATGCACTCATCGGAAGGCTCAGAGCTGCCTACGAGGAGCATGGAGGGAGGCCCGAAGGAAACCCATTTGGTGCAAAAGCAGTGAGGATTTACTTAAGGGAGGTTAGGGATTTTCAAGCTAAAGCAAGAGGAGTTAGctatgagaagaagagaaaaaggccCAAACCAAAGGTCACAGCAACACCACAATCAGCAGCAGCCGCAGAAGCAGCAGCTGCTGGTTCCAGTGCAGGTTAG